ACACATTTAAGATAACCAACATTTGCTGTGGGGGTAGAGATTGAAATCTATTATAGACAATACCATAAGGGAATCCGAAAAAAGAAGGGATAGGAAGGCATCCGAAGAGCGACGTGGATATGATAGTAGCATCGACCAAGAATTAGAAGACATCATTCAACGAAGTCGAGCTAAGATCTGTGTAGTTGGGACTGGAGGAGGTGGAAACAACACCGTTTCCCGATTAACCGAGATCGGTATTGAAGGAGCCGAAACCATTTCCATGAACACTGATGCTCAGGACCTGTTTTACTCAATCGCCGATAAAAAAATATTAATTGGTAGAAATACCTGCGGAGGACTGGGTGCAGGAGGCATGCCTGAAGTCGGAGAAGAATGCGCCGAAGAAAGTGATGAGGATATAAAAGAAACATTGGAAGGAGCCGACATGGTCTTTGTGACCTGTGGTATGGGCGGTGGAACTGGAACTGGTTCAGCACCAGTTATTGCCAAAATGGCCAAAAAAATTGGTGCTCTGACCATTGCCGTGGCTACCATGCCTTTCAGTGCAGAAGGATTGCGTCGCCGGGAAAATGCTGAGACTGGGTTGGAAAAACTCCAGAGTGCAGCAGACACCGTTATAGTGATCCCTAACGACAAACTCCTGGAAGTAGCTCCCAACCTGCCTATTAACAAGGCATTTATGGTGGCTGACGAACTTCTGGGAAGGGCAGTAAAGGGAATTACTGAACTCATCACCAAACCAGGACTGGTAAGCCTGGACTTTGCTGACATCCGGAGCATTATGATGGGATCGGGAATGGCCATGATCGGAATGGGTGAATCAGACTCGGGAGACCGAGCTATAGAATCTGTTCACGAAGCCTTAAACAGCCCACTTCTGGACCTGGACATCTCCAATGCTAAAGGAGCACTCATAAACATCTCCGGAAGCTCTGACCTGACCTTAAACGAAGCCGAAAAAGTCGTGCAAATTGTGGCCGATGAACTGGACCCTGATGCCAACATCATTTGGGGTACCCAGATCCAGGAAGAACTCCAGAACACCATACGCACCACCATCGTAGTGGCCGGAGTCAAATCACCATACATATTTGGTGTACATGGCGAACCAGAATACATTGAAGAAAGACAAAAAGAAAAAGTGCCAGAATCTTCACTGGAAGAATTCATCGATGGTGTTTTTTAAATAAATCCTTTCTAAAAGGGGAAGTAATTGATTAGGGAGTGCAATCTTTCTCTAACCCCCTGACAGTAACCCTAGTCTGTTTCCTCTTCCCCATGCAAAGGTTTATATGCCCTGAGGGCTATAACCTATTTTTAATATCATCTAAATTTTTACTTTCTCCTTCTATTAATAACTGTGAAGTGGGATTTTTATGAATTTAAACAAAGAATCAATGGCAAATTTTATAAAACAGTGCCAAAGAGTGTTAAAAGTCTCTAGAAAACCAGATAGAGAAGAGTACATAAATGTAGCCAAGGTGACTGGTATTGGCATTATCCTGATCGGAGTAATTGGCTTCATAATCAGTATAGTGGCCCAACTTATTCAGGGTACAGGATAAAACTTTGGCAGGTTAGTGATAGTTTGATCTATGCAATAAGAACCCTGGTTGGCCAGGAAAAAAACGTGGCCAGGATAATAGCCAGGAATGTTAAAGATAGTGGGATTGGAGTTAGTGCCGTGCTGGTTCCAGAGAGTTTACGTGGATATATACTCGTAGAGTCATCCACAAAGA
This DNA window, taken from Methanobacterium formicicum, encodes the following:
- the ftsZ gene encoding cell division protein FtsZ, with product MKSIIDNTIRESEKRRDRKASEERRGYDSSIDQELEDIIQRSRAKICVVGTGGGGNNTVSRLTEIGIEGAETISMNTDAQDLFYSIADKKILIGRNTCGGLGAGGMPEVGEECAEESDEDIKETLEGADMVFVTCGMGGGTGTGSAPVIAKMAKKIGALTIAVATMPFSAEGLRRRENAETGLEKLQSAADTVIVIPNDKLLEVAPNLPINKAFMVADELLGRAVKGITELITKPGLVSLDFADIRSIMMGSGMAMIGMGESDSGDRAIESVHEALNSPLLDLDISNAKGALINISGSSDLTLNEAEKVVQIVADELDPDANIIWGTQIQEELQNTIRTTIVVAGVKSPYIFGVHGEPEYIEERQKEKVPESSLEEFIDGVF
- a CDS encoding protein translocase SEC61 complex subunit gamma; this translates as MNLNKESMANFIKQCQRVLKVSRKPDREEYINVAKVTGIGIILIGVIGFIISIVAQLIQGTG